DNA from Pirellulaceae bacterium:
GCTCAGGGCCAAAGAGGGGAGACACAGGGTCTTCGTAGTAACTCTGCATAATCTCCGTCAGATACAACTCAGCCAACGCCGCCGCCCGCCGTTGATCGCTCAGTTCAAAGTAGGAACGCACCGTGGCAGCCGAGCTGCGCATACTAGCGACGGCCAGAGTGCCCACGAGCAGCGTACTGCCGATAGCCTCGATCATCGAAAACCCGCATCGCCTTTTGCGGTGCGAGTTTATCTGACTAGATGTGGTTCGCCTGTGCCACTTACCAGGGTTGATAGGTGATTGTTCCATAGACCTTGAACCGCATGTCTTGAATGTCATTAGGATTCGACCATATTGACCCCGCAGTGTTAGAACTCAGCCAGTGCGCACGCGGGGTCAGTGCACTTCCAGAGCCTTTGTATTGGATCGTTGGAAAGGAAATGTCTATAAAGGCGTGGGAAACCACCAAGCAATACGCATTTTCCGGCACCAGCCCCGTGATCGGGCCTAGGCTAAACGAAACCCATTGAAAGCTGGTGGGCAATGAACTGGTTGGCACAGTTATTGAGCCCAATGTACTCGGGCCTGGCATGGGCTTGTTCGTGATGGGGTCGGCTTGGCGAATTGAGATCATGAACTGGCCGCCTAGATTGATGCTGCTCTTACGAACAATCATTTCAACCCGGGTGATTGACCAGGAAATTGCATCCGGGTGAAGCCGAGGCTTGAACCATTGGGCACACTGATCGGTAAGGGAGATGGTGAAGCTGCTGGGGCTGCCCGGTGGCGTAACATCTTGGAACAGCAGCAATTCCCCTGTTTCGATGGGAGCCGGAACCGTGGGGCCCATGGCGCGAGTAAAGTAATTCAGGCGCAAGATGTCAACGTCGCTGGCCAAGACTTGAGGAATTCCACTATTGATTGACCACAGCAATTGCTTCTGTACTGGACCTGTCCACTGGTAGCGCAACGTATCCAGGCCTGCACCACCACTTCTGCTGGGAACGGAGAACTGCACATCATTGGCCGACTGAACTGAAAAAGCATTCGCCGTAGCAAGATCGGTTAGCAGTCGATCGGCCAGATCGCCAGTAGTTGCGGCAGCAGTCGCCGTGGTTGGCGGTTTGGCCGACTGGATCGCCAGTGACAATGTAGCCGCCATACCCACCATCACGATGCTAGTAACCGTCATGGCTATGACCATTTCTAACAGAGTGAAGGCCATCCATTTTCGATTGTCAGGTTTTAGTTCCAAGTTCCAGGTAATCGAATAAGAATTCGTCATTGGACGGTCGCCTCCGCCGACGTGGCATTCAGGACGACTGATTTGGTTTGTCCACTGCGGTGCAATACAACAGTCCCTCCACCATCCGCAGTATCGAAGCGGTTAAAGACTACCTGGGAACTACCACCCAACCCGCCAGGAAAGTCGACCGAGTGTATCCAGCACGTGTAAGGTGGCTGAGTCAGATTCACTGCGTAGGGCTGATGCGAATGGTCCAGATGCGGAACGCCAGGCATGGAGTAGGAGTGCGTGGCGCTATCGAATATGACCGCTATGTCCATGCCTGAGTTTCGTGCGGCTCGCCGCGCCATTTGCAAGTCTAACGCGATGCGCTCGGCGGCGGTCTGTAGCCGATAGCGATTCAGAGCTCCAGAAAATCGCGGGGCAGCCATGAGGGCTGATACGCCCAGAATGAGTAAGACGATCACCAGTTCCAGCAATGTCACGGCGCTGCGTTTGGAGGAACCTAACATGGTTCGTGCCATCGAACGTAGGGCTGAGAATATCAGATCCATGGCAGGCTCAGTTGATCTCATTTGTTGGTGATTCCACCGGATGCACCACCACACTGTTGGGTCGGATGGATACGATTTGCCACCGATCAGCCACAACGTCTTGTTCGTAATACACGCGATCGCCAATCAGCACTGCAGGCCGCTCGGTACCACTCACGATGGCCGACAGACTACCGGCTTGAGCCGTCAACAATTCCGCTACAGTGGCCTGTGGGGTAACCGCGCCGTCAATGCCAGCACTTATCAACAGTTGGCTAGCCTTGGTTTTCGCGAATGCCTCAGCGGTCTGGCGAGCGGCTTCAGCGTTGAAAAAAGGGTTAGCCTCCAGGATTAGATCCAAATGGACCTCGGGTAGTGTGGCCATCGGCTGCTGTGCAACACCAAATGAGGCAGCCCCGTCCCGCAAGGTAACGGCAGTGACTACGGGCACGCTTGGTGCAGGCACTGCCGGCGCTGCTGCTCCGGAGGCCGGCTGAGCTGAAGCAAGTGAGTCGATTGCTTCAGAATCCGATGGGCTGAAAGCATTCATCAGCGCGACAGCCAGCAGGGCCACCAATAGCGCGGCGGCTAGCAGCTTCTTGCGTTGTTCTGATGGAGTGGATTTTGACTGCGGTTGCGACATTGTATTAGGCTCCTGCACCTGAACTGGTGGAGGCAGAAGATTGGGTAAACAACAGGCCGTGTAGGTTCAAGTTGAAATGTGTGCCTTCGGGATTTCGCGGGACCAAGTCGATAGTAGTCAGCCGATTCATGCGCGGGCAACTTCGCAAGCAATCCAAGAACTGGCACACCGCTGTGTAGGATCCGTGGGCTGAAATCGCAATTCCACAGCTCACATAACCGCTGTCCATTATCTTGGATTGCGGTCGAAAGTCGTGTACAGTCAATCCGCAGTTGTCTGCCTGTTGATGCAGCCAGCCCAGAAACGAAGCATCGTCTAGTGTTGGTGATACACGTTCCAGCCGAGCGTTATTGGCGGCTTGCCAATACGAGGCTTCCGAACGGACTTCCGCCAAGCGCTGCACAATGGCAGGCCGCTCGGACTGCAACTGTCGAGCGGCCTGCTGATCGATCTGACTTTGATGAATCGTGGCCTGAATGGGGAGAATGAGGCCATACCACCAGCCAGCAGCCATCAGCGCGCAAGTGATGCTTCCGCCCAAGACACTCGTCACACGGTGCAGTTGAATTTGACAGTTGTGCTGACAGAGTCCAAACATGATTGGCATTTAAACCTGGTTGATTTACTGTTCACAAACGATTTGAAAGGTCTGCCTGGAACCGACTTGTTCCGAATTAGTCTGCGCACTCAGCAATTCCACTTTGGTGAACGCTCCAGAACTCCGTAAGTTGTCGATCAGCCCTAAACACTGGTCGGAATGTGCTTGGCCTGAAAGTTGTACCTGTTTCCGCGGTGTGACAATTGTCAACTGGGCGCTCTGAGCATTGGTCGTGGGAGCCGTCGTATTAATTTCACTGACCCTATACGAGCTAAGGAGGATAGAATCCCCCGCCTCGCGACAGCATTGACCAATGGTCTGCAAAATAGCCAGTGGAACATCGGTCTGCTCCAGCGTCTGGCTATCGTTTACCAGCTTGCGATGAAGCTCAGTCATTTCTGTGAGCCGTTGAACGTCAGATGCAGCCTGTCGCACTTCGGCTACCTCAGCTTCAATAGACAGCAATTGTTCGGCGGCCAGTCGACGCTTATGGTCCAGCATGACGAAGATGGAACCGAATATCAGTGCAGAGCCCATCCACATGCGTAACCAAAAGCGAAACTGCCTGGCGCGCAGGAATCGTAATTCCGTCGATAGTGGCAAAAGGTTAACTGAGGATATCATGGCGGTACTTGTGGCGATTATGCTCCGGTGTTGGCATATTGGCCGGCGGTGGTTGGCAGGGATACTTCAATCGCCCGAGCAGGAAGCGATGGTTGTGGTAACTGGAGCTGAACCAGCGACAGAGCTTGAGCGTAGCATGCGCGATAGGGATGTGCGGCTCGCCAGCGGTAGCCCACGGCAGGTTCGGCTAGAGCTACAGGCAATTCCAGTCGCGCGCTCAACCAGGGGGCCAGCCCCGAGATGCAAGCCCCGCCTCCGCACAACACCAATCGACCCACAGCGGTAGTGCCGTGGCGATTGTGTAGAAAACCAGTTGTGCGTCGAAGTTCAAATTCTAATCCGTCCAGCCAATCGGACAGCCAGCGACTGTTGGCACATGCCAGTGGCTGTGTCTGGTCGTCTGAAACGCCCCACGTGCTCAACAGCGTTTCGGCAGCTGACGGCGAAATGCTGAGGCGGGCAGACAATGTGTCGATGGCCGTTTGATCGCTAAAGCGGATGCGATTGCGGACATAGACGGCCTGACCATTTCGTGACCATACGAAGCTTGCTTGATCGCCGCTTAGATCTACCACCAAGCAGGCCTCTACGTGTGTCGGCGACGCCGCACTTGTTTGCTGCCGACCACGGCGTTTGGTTGATAGCGTGTGTTCCTGTGTCCATTGCCCCAGTCGTGCTAAGGCAGTTGCTGGTGCGTCTAACTGCCGGCATTTGGGTCCGTGCTGCGCGATGCGCTGTACCAGTTCTTTGGCAAAGCTTGCCGATGTCCACACCAGGTGCAAATCGGTGGATGTTGACGCATCCCCATGCCAATAATCGTGAGTCATCTCTGGCAATTTATCGCCCAGCAGGTCCCCCAACATCTGATATGCCAGATCGGAAACTTCCGGCTCGCTTGGCGAATTCGCCAGTGGTACCGATGCGTAGTCGACCAATGTGGATGGCAGGGAGCACGCAAATTGAGCATCTGCCGATATGGCCATGTCGTCCAACCAATTGGCAATCAAGGTGCCAAGCCGTACGGCATCCTTAGATGCGTGGGGTGGTAGCTCCAGCCGGCCGCAATTGGTGACGTTGCACTGGCCAGCGCTAAGCTGCGCGGCCACCAGCTTGACCGCGTGTGTGCCGATATCCAAACCAAAGGTTGGGGCAGACTGGCGGTGGTTGTCATTTAGGAAATTCAGTGACCGGAGGTTCATCATAAAGTCTTACTGTGTAATGAGCTATCTTAGGCCTGGGCGGCGGTAGACAGGTCCAACATGGGCAACATCACGGCTAAAACGATGGCACCAATCATCAACCCCATACCAATAATGATGGCTGGTTCGGCAAATTTGATTGTGTCACGCAGATTTTGTTCTCCTTGCGATTCGTAGAACTCGCCCACCGTTTGTAGGACGCTGGCCAGTTGTCCATTGGACTCAGCCGTTGCAATCATGTCTGTCGCTTCATCGGGCACAAACGGGTACTTTCGGAGGGCCACTGCGACGCCTTCACCATTGATGACAGTCGATTCGACATGGTCGAGCATGTGTTTGAAGCATTGATTGCTGACGCACTCTCGGGTCAATTGCAGAGCATCGACCATGGGCACGCCGCTGGACAGCATCGCGCCTTGAAGTCGAAACACGCGACCGGAAATAAGAGGACCACAAATAGACCTCAATAGGGGTGTGTTCAGCAGAACGCGATCCACGACTAATCGGCCATTGGAGGAAGCGAAATACCTCCAGACACTGGCTGCCACCATGCCGGCAGCAGCCAGCAGCAGCCACCAATAGCTGCGTGCCAGTTCGGAAGCATCAAGCAGCATGCGAGTCATAGCGGGCGTTCGTGCGCCGGCAGATGCATAGATATCACCAAACTGCGGCAACACGAAAAAGATCATCGCCGCCAAGACAAAGCTGGTGACGGCTGTCAGAATCAGCGGATAGCTGAGAGCGGAACGAATTGAATTTCGCATCCGCAGCTCGTCGTTTAAGACTTGCGTAACGCGAGCGAGCACGTCAGACAAAGTTCCCGACGCCTCGCCGGCTGCCACAGAGGCAACCATGAGCGCCCCGAATTGACGCTGCTGAGCTTGAAGAGCATCGGAAAGGCGACAACCATTTTCAAGCGAACTGTAAACAGCTGCCATCGCTTGTCGGATGGACTCTCGTTTGGAACGCGTCGCAATGCTGCGCACGGCATCGGCTAGATCTACTCCCGAACGGAGCATGATCGACAATTGTGTTACAATCGTCAGGAGCTCGCGGATTCGTAGCGGCTTGTGTGCTGCAGCGCGATTGCGGCTCCCCAG
Protein-coding regions in this window:
- the pilO gene encoding type 4a pilus biogenesis protein PilO, with protein sequence MFGLCQHNCQIQLHRVTSVLGGSITCALMAAGWWYGLILPIQATIHQSQIDQQAARQLQSERPAIVQRLAEVRSEASYWQAANNARLERVSPTLDDASFLGWLHQQADNCGLTVHDFRPQSKIMDSGYVSCGIAISAHGSYTAVCQFLDCLRSCPRMNRLTTIDLVPRNPEGTHFNLNLHGLLFTQSSASTSSGAGA
- a CDS encoding prepilin-type N-terminal cleavage/methylation domain-containing protein, encoding MTNSYSITWNLELKPDNRKWMAFTLLEMVIAMTVTSIVMVGMAATLSLAIQSAKPPTTATAAATTGDLADRLLTDLATANAFSVQSANDVQFSVPSRSGGAGLDTLRYQWTGPVQKQLLWSINSGIPQVLASDVDILRLNYFTRAMGPTVPAPIETGELLLFQDVTPPGSPSSFTISLTDQCAQWFKPRLHPDAISWSITRVEMIVRKSSINLGGQFMISIRQADPITNKPMPGPSTLGSITVPTSSLPTSFQWVSFSLGPITGLVPENAYCLVVSHAFIDISFPTIQYKGSGSALTPRAHWLSSNTAGSIWSNPNDIQDMRFKVYGTITYQPW
- a CDS encoding type II secretion system F family protein; protein product: MKTTLPSLTAKPNRAPAVGATAKSALYTGGRASTVARSGTTWNSSPNGISTATVAQLAGRINNLGSRNRAAAHKPLRIRELLTIVTQLSIMLRSGVDLADAVRSIATRSKRESIRQAMAAVYSSLENGCRLSDALQAQQRQFGALMVASVAAGEASGTLSDVLARVTQVLNDELRMRNSIRSALSYPLILTAVTSFVLAAMIFFVLPQFGDIYASAGARTPAMTRMLLDASELARSYWWLLLAAAGMVAASVWRYFASSNGRLVVDRVLLNTPLLRSICGPLISGRVFRLQGAMLSSGVPMVDALQLTRECVSNQCFKHMLDHVESTVINGEGVAVALRKYPFVPDEATDMIATAESNGQLASVLQTVGEFYESQGEQNLRDTIKFAEPAIIIGMGLMIGAIVLAVMLPMLDLSTAAQA